From a single Crateriforma spongiae genomic region:
- a CDS encoding DUF5060 domain-containing protein, which translates to METITLSFQGPDTSETAEDNPFTDTRLLVKLQHEDQELNVRGFYAADGDAAETSADSGQIWQCRVTLDQPGDWTYEASLRRGDWIAIRSDPGAGTELPLDSSSGRIRVSDWPTNDNDDVDFRRRGRVISDGYYFRMSPGGEVFLKCGANSPENLLAYADFDDTYRMAKSESRGEAKTTKDLHQFTAHLTDWTSGDPTWKDGKGKSLIGAFNYLSQVGMNSCYFLTMNIGGDGKDVWPYRSPDDFSRFDCSKLDQWEIVFEHMQRKGILLHIVTQETENETLLDEGDTGRFRQLYYHELISRFAHHPAVVWNLGEENGPANFSPIGQTPQQEMAMSDFFADADPYDHPVLIHSHAARDAQEHILKPLLGHDMLDGVSLQVSDPKRVHSDVLKWRHLSTESGHPWIQSMDEIGPAKRGAVPDVDDPMHDQVRGPVLWGSLMAGASGVEWYFGYEYDHNDLMAEDWRSRESLWQQTRIAKEFFESKLPLLDCSSDDALIVRGNGYCLCKPGDLYVVYRPAKESESKLAIDLPDSENSYRIQWFDPRNGGELQTGTVTSVKGGPSQGLGLPPEQPDQDWVILVRRDAP; encoded by the coding sequence TTGGAGACCATCACACTGTCTTTCCAGGGCCCCGACACATCGGAAACAGCCGAAGACAACCCGTTCACCGATACACGCTTGCTGGTCAAACTACAACACGAAGACCAGGAGTTGAACGTCCGGGGCTTCTATGCGGCGGACGGCGATGCCGCAGAAACGAGCGCCGATAGCGGGCAAATCTGGCAATGCCGCGTCACCTTGGACCAACCGGGCGACTGGACCTATGAAGCCAGTTTACGGCGGGGTGATTGGATCGCGATCCGCTCCGATCCCGGTGCCGGAACCGAGTTACCATTGGATTCCTCCAGCGGTCGAATCCGGGTTTCCGATTGGCCGACGAATGACAACGACGACGTTGATTTTCGCCGCCGTGGCCGCGTGATTTCCGACGGCTACTATTTTCGAATGTCCCCCGGCGGTGAGGTTTTTCTCAAGTGCGGTGCGAATTCGCCGGAAAATTTGCTGGCCTACGCGGACTTTGATGACACCTATCGCATGGCAAAGAGTGAAAGCCGTGGCGAAGCAAAGACGACCAAAGATCTGCATCAATTCACGGCACACTTGACCGACTGGACTTCGGGGGACCCGACCTGGAAAGACGGCAAGGGGAAGTCACTGATCGGCGCATTCAATTACCTGTCCCAGGTGGGCATGAATTCGTGCTACTTCCTAACCATGAACATCGGTGGCGATGGGAAAGACGTGTGGCCCTACCGATCACCGGACGACTTTTCCCGCTTTGACTGCAGCAAGCTGGACCAGTGGGAAATCGTTTTCGAACACATGCAACGAAAGGGGATCTTGCTGCACATCGTTACCCAAGAAACGGAGAATGAGACCCTACTGGACGAGGGCGATACCGGACGATTTCGACAACTGTATTACCACGAATTGATCTCTCGCTTTGCCCATCACCCGGCGGTTGTCTGGAATCTGGGTGAAGAAAACGGACCGGCAAACTTTTCGCCGATCGGGCAAACACCTCAACAAGAAATGGCAATGTCCGACTTTTTCGCCGATGCGGATCCCTATGACCACCCGGTACTGATTCACTCGCACGCCGCCCGCGATGCCCAGGAACACATTTTGAAGCCACTGCTGGGTCACGACATGCTTGACGGTGTTTCGTTGCAAGTAAGCGATCCCAAACGGGTCCATTCGGATGTCTTGAAATGGCGACACTTGTCGACCGAATCAGGACACCCGTGGATTCAATCGATGGATGAAATCGGCCCAGCCAAACGAGGCGCCGTTCCCGACGTGGACGATCCAATGCACGACCAAGTCCGCGGGCCTGTACTGTGGGGAAGCCTGATGGCCGGTGCGTCGGGCGTCGAATGGTACTTCGGCTATGAATACGACCACAACGATCTGATGGCCGAAGACTGGCGTTCACGTGAATCCCTGTGGCAACAGACCCGAATCGCAAAAGAGTTCTTCGAATCCAAGTTGCCGTTGTTGGATTGTTCCAGCGACGATGCCTTGATCGTTCGAGGCAACGGTTACTGCCTGTGCAAGCCGGGAGACCTTTACGTGGTTTACCGACCGGCCAAAGAATCTGAATCGAAGCTGGCCATCGACCTTCCCGATTCGGAAAACTCCTACCGTATCCAATGGTTCGATCCACGAAACGGAGGCGAATTACAAACCGGAACCGTCACGTCCGTCAAAGGGGGCCCATCCCAAGGACTCGGTTTGCCACCGGAACAGCCTGATCAGGATTGGGTGATTCTGGTTCGACGTGACGCCCCATAG
- a CDS encoding cytochrome-c peroxidase translates to MKEKETMETLARCMSVRAVTYCGLVLMATAVSTSAFAQDLEPLPDSAALSSDTVAKVQLGKKLYFDPRLSVTGTVSCNTCHNLMEGGDDGRISSMGVHGLTGARNAPTVWNSAFQGSQFWDGRAPTLEEQAKGPLVADVEMGMAHHDQVLQRIRKIPKYVDEFASVYGSGEGVTIELAVDAIAAFERTLITPGSALDRYLKGDASALTPAQKRGMELFDSVGCTECHSGPALNGWTPGEEIEYAEFPRYVDSPLVVRYDLASDTGRGALTEEALDENMFKTPTLRNISLTAPYMHNGRVPTLAEAVEVMAVTQLDMELDEQEVTDLVRFLEATEGPFPEISLPRLPSLSGQSIVKD, encoded by the coding sequence ATGAAAGAAAAAGAAACGATGGAAACCTTGGCTCGGTGCATGTCCGTTCGCGCCGTGACGTATTGTGGTTTGGTTTTGATGGCGACCGCTGTTTCCACATCCGCGTTTGCCCAAGACTTAGAACCGCTGCCCGATTCTGCAGCCTTATCATCAGATACCGTTGCGAAAGTGCAATTGGGAAAGAAACTGTACTTTGATCCGCGTCTGTCGGTGACCGGTACCGTTTCTTGCAATACTTGCCACAATCTGATGGAAGGTGGCGATGACGGTCGCATCAGTTCCATGGGCGTGCACGGGCTGACCGGAGCAAGAAATGCGCCGACGGTTTGGAATTCGGCTTTCCAAGGATCGCAGTTCTGGGACGGCCGAGCCCCGACGCTGGAAGAACAGGCCAAAGGTCCGCTGGTTGCGGATGTTGAAATGGGTATGGCGCACCATGATCAAGTGCTTCAGCGTATTCGTAAGATACCCAAGTACGTCGACGAATTTGCCAGCGTGTATGGATCCGGCGAAGGTGTCACCATTGAATTAGCGGTGGATGCGATCGCGGCATTCGAGCGTACGTTGATCACCCCTGGATCAGCCTTGGACCGATATCTAAAGGGTGATGCATCCGCGTTGACGCCCGCCCAAAAACGCGGCATGGAACTGTTCGATTCCGTCGGGTGCACCGAGTGCCATAGCGGCCCCGCTCTGAACGGATGGACGCCCGGCGAAGAGATCGAATACGCGGAGTTTCCGCGGTATGTCGATTCGCCGCTGGTGGTAAGGTATGACTTGGCTTCCGACACAGGGCGTGGTGCACTGACCGAGGAGGCGTTGGACGAGAATATGTTCAAAACACCGACACTGCGAAACATTTCACTGACTGCCCCTTACATGCACAATGGTCGCGTGCCGACGTTGGCCGAGGCTGTCGAAGTGATGGCAGTGACTCAGTTGGATATGGAGTTGGACGAACAAGAAGTCACCGACTTAGTACGTTTCTTGGAAGCAACCGAGGGGCCGTTTCCGGAAATCAGTCTTCCAAGGTTGCCATCGTTGTCGGGCCAATCGATCGTCAAGGATTGA
- a CDS encoding DUF4832 domain-containing protein yields MKRLSYRRPINSIATCFLLAFMAPTLLAQEVVYRPVAYPGALRNPLKGFTSGSEWQTLQHTYIRWNELENHESDGIDRIMVVSNRKWEGFEKKNIKAIPRVYLHWEKEDQKFWPSDMTAGDYTSPQFERRLRRLIKRLGQCWNNDPRVAFVELGIFGKWGEQHSPSPTPRMQRIAADAFQKAFPDKLVSVRHPWSEFQSQPFGAYWDSWAHIQQMWPHGNEIAKLNQNGRWKHAYIGGEVAYNWGDYETQPGISPTDSVVDPIHRNHVINSIRWLHCTQLKWIAKYAPDTPGANAGAEEVQKALGYRFVIDEARFSVTSNQLDFSVKVRNEGSAPFYYPWPLEISLLDLNTKKPVWKQVFANVDLRSWLPGDQWTAPTWMSSDDWPGIAGTWESKASRWKIQPKKVPVSQTFSLPAMEGSYTLAIAILDPANGEPAVRFANTNYWVGGRYPLGTIDLDDRKANPLASNTPFDDPHDDHSLHYAQP; encoded by the coding sequence ATGAAACGATTGTCCTACCGCCGGCCGATCAATTCGATTGCCACCTGCTTCCTATTGGCGTTCATGGCACCAACGCTGTTGGCACAGGAGGTCGTTTACCGACCGGTCGCTTATCCCGGTGCACTTCGAAACCCGTTGAAAGGATTCACTTCAGGAAGCGAATGGCAGACGCTACAACACACCTATATTCGTTGGAACGAATTGGAGAACCATGAATCGGACGGCATCGATCGGATCATGGTGGTATCGAATCGAAAATGGGAGGGCTTTGAGAAAAAGAACATCAAAGCAATTCCAAGGGTTTACTTGCACTGGGAAAAGGAAGACCAAAAGTTTTGGCCTTCCGACATGACCGCCGGAGACTACACAAGTCCCCAGTTTGAAAGACGACTTCGGCGGCTGATCAAGCGGTTGGGGCAGTGCTGGAACAATGATCCACGAGTCGCGTTCGTCGAACTAGGAATCTTTGGAAAATGGGGCGAGCAACATTCGCCATCACCCACTCCTAGAATGCAAAGAATCGCCGCGGATGCTTTTCAAAAAGCATTCCCGGACAAACTGGTATCGGTCCGACATCCATGGTCGGAATTTCAAAGCCAACCGTTCGGTGCGTACTGGGATTCGTGGGCGCACATCCAGCAAATGTGGCCGCACGGAAACGAGATCGCAAAGCTGAACCAGAATGGCCGATGGAAACACGCCTACATCGGTGGCGAGGTGGCCTACAACTGGGGTGACTACGAAACTCAACCGGGCATTTCGCCCACCGATTCAGTGGTCGATCCGATCCACCGAAACCACGTGATCAACAGCATACGTTGGCTGCATTGCACCCAACTGAAGTGGATTGCCAAGTACGCCCCCGACACCCCGGGGGCGAACGCCGGTGCAGAAGAAGTTCAAAAGGCACTGGGCTATCGTTTCGTCATCGACGAAGCCAGGTTTTCCGTTACGAGCAATCAACTGGATTTTTCCGTGAAGGTGCGCAACGAGGGCTCCGCTCCCTTTTACTACCCTTGGCCACTGGAAATCTCGCTACTTGATCTGAATACTAAAAAGCCTGTTTGGAAACAAGTTTTTGCGAACGTCGATCTGCGGTCGTGGCTTCCCGGGGATCAGTGGACGGCTCCGACCTGGATGTCCAGCGATGATTGGCCGGGAATCGCCGGAACCTGGGAATCGAAAGCATCCCGATGGAAAATCCAACCAAAGAAGGTTCCTGTGAGCCAGACGTTTTCACTTCCCGCGATGGAAGGATCCTATACCCTGGCGATAGCCATCTTGGATCCCGCAAATGGTGAACCAGCGGTCCGATTCGCCAACACCAATTACTGGGTCGGCGGAAGGTATCCCCTGGGCACCATCGACTTGGATGATCGAAAAGCCAATCCGCTGGCCAGCAACACACCGTTCGATGACCCTCACGACGACCACAGCCTTCACTACGCCCAACCATGA
- a CDS encoding arylsulfatase codes for MKVGDHHRAFFRTAVLTLTSIAWMASALALERPNVIVIMSDDQGVGDYGFMGNEVIKTPELDALVQRSALMNRFYVSPVCAPTRASLMTGRYNYRTRCIDTYVGRAMMDPAEVTIAELLHNAGYQTGIYGKWHLGDSYPLRPMDQGFQDCLVHRGGGIGQPSDPIGAEGKYTDPTLFKNGVETPMKGYCTDIYFDAAMSFIESAVAEENHFFTYIATNAPHGPFHDVPKELYQSYLTADFGPILVKDLPPKRLSAEVDKLARIAAMITNIDENVGRLLRKLDELKIRENTIVIYLNDNGPNTLRYVGDMRGMKTHVDDGGVRSPLVFHWPTAIAAPVERDELCAHIDLLPTLMDACQVDLPSDLQIDGRSFLPLLMDDEADWPKRQVVIQAHRGDVPQRYHHFSLHEAPWKLVHPSGFGKETFSGPPKLELYNLHEDPRQQRDVSDEFPEVKARLQEAYEAWFADVSTTRPNNYAPPRIVIGTDHEPTTVLTRQDWRHTKGRAWAADSNGHWLLESMKPGTYDVELVFADSPSSGQATVRAGNYAKTLTIEPGNRRGHKIRMDLPGGKFSFSVDVDFGDTNQGPHQVIVQRVGSP; via the coding sequence ATGAAAGTCGGTGATCACCATCGGGCGTTTTTCCGGACCGCCGTGCTGACACTGACGTCGATTGCCTGGATGGCATCGGCATTGGCATTGGAACGTCCAAACGTCATTGTCATCATGAGTGACGACCAGGGTGTCGGCGACTACGGTTTCATGGGCAACGAAGTCATCAAGACCCCCGAATTGGACGCCTTGGTTCAACGCAGCGCGCTGATGAACCGATTCTACGTCAGCCCGGTGTGTGCCCCGACCAGGGCAAGCTTGATGACCGGTCGATACAACTATCGGACCCGATGCATCGACACCTATGTCGGACGCGCAATGATGGATCCGGCGGAAGTCACGATCGCAGAATTGCTGCATAACGCCGGCTATCAAACGGGAATCTATGGCAAGTGGCACCTGGGTGATAGTTACCCTTTGAGACCAATGGACCAAGGGTTTCAAGACTGTCTGGTGCATCGAGGTGGCGGTATCGGACAACCGTCGGATCCAATCGGCGCCGAAGGCAAATACACCGACCCGACGCTGTTCAAAAATGGGGTCGAAACCCCGATGAAAGGCTATTGCACTGACATCTACTTCGATGCCGCCATGTCGTTCATCGAATCGGCGGTCGCCGAAGAGAACCATTTCTTTACCTACATCGCCACCAATGCGCCACACGGACCATTCCATGACGTCCCGAAAGAACTTTACCAGAGCTACTTGACGGCCGATTTTGGTCCGATCCTCGTCAAAGACCTTCCACCAAAGCGATTGTCAGCGGAGGTCGACAAACTTGCGCGGATCGCGGCGATGATCACCAATATCGACGAAAACGTCGGGCGGTTGTTGCGCAAGCTGGACGAGTTGAAGATCCGTGAAAACACGATCGTCATCTACTTGAATGACAACGGCCCCAACACACTGCGTTACGTCGGCGACATGCGAGGCATGAAAACTCATGTCGATGACGGCGGCGTGCGATCACCACTGGTATTCCACTGGCCAACCGCGATCGCCGCTCCCGTTGAACGAGATGAATTGTGTGCCCACATCGACCTTTTACCGACGCTGATGGATGCGTGTCAGGTGGACCTGCCATCAGATCTGCAAATCGACGGTCGTAGCTTTTTGCCGCTACTGATGGACGACGAAGCAGATTGGCCAAAACGGCAAGTCGTGATCCAAGCCCACCGTGGCGATGTCCCGCAACGGTATCATCACTTTTCGCTGCACGAAGCCCCATGGAAGCTGGTCCATCCCAGCGGCTTTGGGAAAGAGACTTTTTCGGGTCCACCCAAACTGGAGCTTTACAACCTCCACGAAGACCCTCGGCAACAGCGTGACGTGTCCGATGAATTCCCCGAAGTGAAGGCCCGCTTGCAGGAGGCGTACGAGGCTTGGTTCGCCGATGTCAGTACAACGCGTCCGAACAATTATGCCCCACCACGGATCGTCATCGGAACTGATCATGAACCGACAACGGTCTTGACCCGGCAAGACTGGCGTCACACCAAAGGTCGAGCTTGGGCGGCCGATTCCAACGGGCATTGGTTGTTGGAAAGTATGAAACCCGGTACCTACGACGTTGAATTAGTTTTCGCCGACTCACCAAGCTCCGGTCAGGCCACGGTACGAGCAGGCAACTACGCAAAAACACTAACGATTGAACCAGGAAACCGCCGTGGTCACAAAATCCGAATGGATTTGCCTGGCGGGAAGTTCTCGTTTTCCGTTGACGTCGACTTTGGGGACACAAATCAGGGCCCCCATCAGGTGATCGTCCAGCGGGTTGGCTCGCCATGA
- a CDS encoding FAD-dependent oxidoreductase — translation MTGRRIVLLGIGHTNADFVRRWIDHPLPDVELVCVSKFDQATYSGMLPGTLGGQFRPDQMQIDLHRLVDDAGGRLITDNVVAMDATAKELQLDGGDRLRFDVLSIGVGSIPAGCENYTDVSGFVPIKPMQTFLSRLHQALDLDRAARTPSIAIVGGGVASVEIAFCLDQWLRLRSSQSSAQLQIFCADQHVASGMSCQSVKRLEALLANRGISVVPNARVTDVQTGKVVVNDENSFGADIVVWATGAAPPHVIRSLGLPTDSRGFIATQKTLQSTGDPAVFGVGDCGTVVDSPHPKAGVYAVRQSPVLWHNIRAFLGGHTLKEFRPQSDFLKLLNTGDGKALLEYHRWTIHSRWCLWLKNRIDRSFIREFQR, via the coding sequence TTGACTGGTCGCCGGATTGTTTTGTTGGGCATCGGTCACACCAATGCCGATTTTGTCCGGCGTTGGATCGATCATCCGTTGCCCGACGTGGAATTGGTCTGTGTCTCAAAGTTTGACCAGGCGACGTACTCTGGAATGCTACCCGGAACCTTGGGGGGGCAATTCCGTCCTGATCAGATGCAAATCGATTTGCATCGTTTGGTGGACGATGCTGGCGGCAGACTGATCACTGACAACGTGGTCGCGATGGATGCGACGGCCAAAGAGTTGCAGTTGGACGGTGGGGATCGTTTGCGTTTCGACGTACTGTCGATCGGTGTTGGTTCCATCCCGGCGGGGTGTGAAAACTACACGGATGTGTCGGGCTTTGTTCCCATCAAACCGATGCAGACGTTTCTGTCTCGCTTGCACCAGGCACTGGACCTTGATCGTGCTGCAAGGACGCCATCGATCGCCATCGTTGGTGGCGGGGTCGCCAGTGTGGAAATCGCCTTCTGTCTTGATCAATGGCTACGTTTGCGTTCGTCTCAATCGTCGGCACAACTTCAGATCTTTTGTGCCGATCAGCACGTTGCAAGCGGAATGTCGTGCCAGAGCGTCAAGCGATTGGAAGCATTGCTGGCGAATCGTGGAATCAGTGTCGTCCCCAACGCTCGAGTGACCGATGTCCAGACCGGCAAAGTCGTTGTAAATGATGAAAATTCTTTTGGCGCCGACATTGTGGTTTGGGCGACCGGGGCCGCGCCGCCTCACGTCATTCGATCCTTGGGGCTTCCGACCGATTCGCGAGGTTTTATTGCCACCCAGAAGACTCTGCAATCAACGGGCGACCCCGCCGTGTTTGGCGTGGGAGATTGTGGAACCGTGGTGGATTCGCCACATCCCAAGGCAGGTGTCTATGCCGTCCGGCAGAGCCCGGTGTTGTGGCACAACATCCGCGCTTTTCTCGGTGGCCACACTTTGAAAGAATTTCGGCCGCAGAGTGACTTTTTGAAGCTGCTGAATACCGGCGACGGCAAAGCCTTGCTGGAGTATCACCGTTGGACGATTCATTCCCGGTGGTGTTTGTGGCTGAAAAATCGAATTGATCGAAGTTTCATCCGCGAGTTTCAACGCTAA
- a CDS encoding MBL fold metallo-hydrolase has product MLLKYFYDDKLAHASYLVGCQRANVALIVDPGRDIEQYLSVAKSEGMEITAIAETHIHADYVSGARELAERVNAKLYVSDEGPSDWKYQYASQYDHQLLHDGDEFLIGNLKFTVMHTPGHTPESLSFLLTDMGGGADLPMGIFTGDFVFVGSIGRPDLLEEAAGIADTAEPGARDLFASIERFRALPDYLQVWPAHGAGSACGKGLGAIPSSTVGYEKRFNPALQYQDEQEFVRYILADQPEAPKYFAVMKRVNKQGPKVLGPNHRHQMLSASEIEDAIATGNVVDLRSADAFAEAHVPGSINIPVGMLAGWAGWLLDYAKPTYLITGEETLEEAARVLHKIGCDQIAGGFDARELIVAGHASESYRNQSVDQLSEAVLSGKVTLLDVRSADEWNAGHIENARHHFLGRLPETVTSVSADQPVVVQCRSGARSAIAASVLQAAGIKKVTNLAGGYMAWKSAGLPTTTQDKSVPV; this is encoded by the coding sequence GTGTTGTTGAAATATTTTTACGATGACAAGCTGGCTCATGCCTCGTATCTGGTCGGGTGTCAGCGAGCCAACGTTGCTCTGATTGTCGATCCAGGGCGTGATATCGAACAGTATCTTTCCGTCGCCAAGTCCGAGGGGATGGAGATCACGGCAATCGCCGAAACACACATCCATGCCGATTATGTATCGGGCGCACGTGAACTTGCGGAACGAGTCAATGCGAAGCTGTATGTTTCCGATGAAGGGCCCAGCGATTGGAAATATCAATACGCTTCCCAGTATGACCATCAACTGCTTCACGACGGCGACGAATTCTTGATCGGCAATCTGAAGTTCACGGTCATGCACACGCCCGGGCACACGCCGGAAAGTTTGTCCTTTCTGCTAACCGACATGGGTGGTGGTGCCGATCTGCCGATGGGGATTTTTACAGGGGATTTTGTGTTTGTGGGATCGATCGGACGACCCGATCTTTTGGAGGAAGCCGCGGGCATCGCAGACACCGCGGAACCCGGGGCGCGCGATCTGTTCGCATCGATCGAACGGTTTCGTGCCCTGCCCGATTACCTGCAGGTATGGCCGGCACACGGGGCGGGTAGCGCCTGTGGGAAGGGATTGGGCGCGATCCCATCGTCGACCGTTGGGTATGAAAAGCGGTTCAATCCGGCGCTGCAGTATCAAGATGAACAAGAATTCGTTCGTTACATCCTGGCGGATCAACCGGAGGCACCGAAATACTTTGCGGTGATGAAACGTGTCAACAAGCAGGGCCCTAAGGTTCTGGGGCCCAACCATCGGCATCAAATGCTGTCGGCGTCCGAGATTGAAGATGCCATTGCAACAGGAAATGTGGTCGATCTGCGTTCCGCCGATGCCTTCGCAGAAGCACACGTTCCTGGATCGATCAACATTCCCGTCGGAATGCTTGCGGGATGGGCGGGGTGGTTGTTGGACTATGCAAAGCCGACCTATTTGATCACCGGTGAAGAAACGCTTGAGGAAGCCGCCAGGGTATTGCACAAGATCGGATGCGATCAAATCGCCGGTGGTTTTGATGCAAGAGAGTTAATCGTCGCCGGGCACGCATCGGAATCCTATCGCAATCAATCCGTCGATCAACTGAGTGAGGCGGTGTTGTCCGGAAAAGTCACATTGCTGGACGTTCGATCGGCCGACGAATGGAATGCCGGCCACATTGAAAACGCACGGCATCATTTTCTAGGACGCTTACCGGAAACGGTCACATCCGTTTCGGCGGATCAGCCCGTCGTGGTGCAATGTCGCAGCGGAGCTCGATCCGCGATTGCCGCAAGCGTGCTGCAAGCGGCAGGGATTAAAAAGGTAACGAACCTAGCAGGTGGCTATATGGCTTGGAAATCAGCCGGCTTGCCCACGACCACACAAGACAAATCTGTGCCCGTGTGA